The DNA region TTGAAAAAGTAAAGGGGGCGGGGTATAAGTTTGTGATGATAAATGCGGGGTACGGCAGGTATATTTCGCAGAAGGACAGCTGTTTTGAGGACAACTACCGCAAGGCAAAGGCGGCGGGGCTGGATATCGGGGCTTACTGGTATTCATACGCGGTAAGCGCCCGTGAAGCGGAGAAGGAAGCGGAGGTATTTTTGAAAGCTGTGGGTAAGAAGAAATTTGAGTATCCTCTGTGTTATGATATAGAGGATACATCACAGCGGGGGCTATCGGATAGGGTCATAGGAGATATGGTCAAGGCATTTTGCGGAAAGCTGGAGAAAGCGGGGTATTATGCGGCGATCTACAGCTATGCTAATTTTCTGACGGAGAAAGTACCTGTGGAGTGCAGGAAAAGATATGATGTATGGGTAGCGGCATACGGGGTAGAGAAGCCGCCATATGACATGGCATATGGTATGTGGCAGTACACATCGACAGGGAGAGTGAGTGGGGTAAAGGGGAATTGCGATTGTGACAGGGCATATCTTGATTATCCTGCGATAATGAAAGAGAAAGGGCTGAACGGGTTTTCAATTCATAATTCACAACACTAAAAGCGAAGCGTTAGTGTGTTCATTAATTGTTGGCAGGGCAACCACGAAGTTGGGTAAGTATGCCAAAGAGGGGAGCTTTTGGTCAAGCTTTTCGCGAAAAGCTTGCGGGAGTTTGAGGGCAGAGCCCTCAACTCAAGGCGCAAAAGCGACGTGGCTACTCAAAAAGCAATAGCAGACTATCTCCCGACCAAACAGGCGCGGCAATAAAGACATTCCGAGCGTGGACAAAACAAACGTCCACGCTCAAACTATCTGCGTAAAATATTGCCGCGCCCGAAATCGGACAGCGAAGCGAATCCGATTTCTCGACCCGACAGGGGCGACCTGATAGCGCAGTACTTGGGATAAGAGTTCTGCACTCTGGCAGGTCATGTCATAGATAGATGTTCTTGATTATTGTGGCGGGGGTAGTCGGGCTGGTCGATGGTTTGGTTTGGGGGTGTAGCTTTGTGCGGTTTCGCCCCTCTCTTCGTTCGGGTCGAGCCGTAAAAGACGCTTCGCTGTTTGACGGCGGGCGCGGCAATATATTCACGCAGACAGAAAGAGCGTGGACGGTTGTTTTGTCCACGCTCGATTTTTGATATTGCCGCGCCTTTTGACATGGCGGTTAGTTCGCTGTGCTCTTATAGTTCGCTGTGCATTTTGCTTTTGCGCCTTGATGCGAGGACTCTGCCCTCGCGCTCCCGCAAGCCTGCTAGCGCGAGGCTTGACCGCGCGCTTTGTCTCCTTGGCATTCTATCCTAAGTACAGCTGCGTTATCTTCCTGCCATCAATTATGCATTATGAATTATGAATTATGAATTAAAAATCTCCCCTACTTCAAAACACAAAAACTCTCCGCTTCAAACAGACACCTTCTGTCAAAGGATGCCTTCATCCAGCCCTCGATACCGTGATATGCCTTGAAGAATACCGCGTGTCTGCCCGTAACATTCTTCACCTTGCACCTGTATACACCGTCGGAAGTCCCTATATCAAGCTCGCCTATCTCTTCGCCGTCCTCACCGTCCAGCAGGATCTTCACCTTGCAGTTAACACCCATGCCCCGCACTTTCATTGCAAGAGTAATGCTGTCACCGGTATAGTCGTCGCCGAAATCAAAATACTTATACCCGAACACACTGCCCTCGGTGATGTTCGTTATCACCCTTGTGAAGATATCTTTCTCCGTGATGAAGCACCCGCCTTTAAGCACGCAGGCTATCTCCGCAGGGATTATCTTATATGGGTCAAGTGATTTTTCAAACCCGAGTGAAGTCATCTCAACAGGCGGTATAGTGCCGTCTTCGAGTATCTCTATCCTCTCCACACAGGCACGGCGGGACATTATGGTATCATTCGTCATCCTATGGTAGAACACATACCACTGTCCGTTTATGCAGGCCACCGAACCGTGATTGTTGCCCGCAGGATAGTCAACGCCGTTGTCGATGATGTAACCCTTGTACTCAAAAGGTCCTCTGGGTGAATCGCTTATGGCATAAGCAAGTCGGCTTCCCATTCGCGGCGAATATATCAGGTAGTACCGACCGTTTATCTTCCTCGGAGAACTTGCTTCGTAAAATCTCCGCTCAACGGGGATATCCAGAGTATCGGGCATAACAGGGTGCATATAGCTTCCCTTTATTACCGTCCTCATATCCGCAGGGTCGAGTTCGTTCATGTGGGAACCTTCAAATCCGTAGTACACATAAACCTTACCGTCATCGTCAACAAGCACACCCGCATCGTTGAATATGCCGTCGTCCCCGACTTCAACATCTTCACCGTAGATATACTGACCCAGCGCCTTAAAAGGTCCCTCGGGCTTGTCGGATACTCCCACAGCCCCCTTAGACCCAACTATATACGAATACAGATAGTACTTACCGTCCTTTTCGATAACATCGGGAGCGTAGCACTCGTTTCTCGTCCAGTCCGTATCCGCGGGACGTTCCCCGCCGTCTTTCGTCCTGAAGCTGTCACCGTGGCACACCCAGTTATTAAGATCATCTATCGGTGCCGACCAGACTTTCAGCTTGTAGTCGCAAAACTTATCACAGGATACCCTGTCATGCGACCCGTAAAGATATACCCTGTCCCCGAAAACTCTCGGTTCTCCATCGGGAATATATTCCCATAAAGGCAGTATCGGATTAGCCATATTTATTCCTCCTGATTTTAAATGAGGGACGGACGGTGACTGCGTCGACCGTTGCCCCTCATACTCCCCCTGCGCGGCAAAACCCTAACCGCGACTGTGTCGGCGGTGCGCCCGAGAAGCTTGACACTTCGTTCGCTCGTTCCTCGCTCACTACGGTCAAGGGGCATTAACAGCGACCGTTTCTCATATAATACCACATCCTGCCAAAAATTGCAACCACCTCCACCGACAATATGCACAAGGCTGTAACCGCCCCGTCATCAAAATTCGTAAAGAATATCGCACTAAAAACAGTAGCTTTTTCGGGGGATATGTGCTATAATATCATCGGTGAAAGGAACAGCCTTCACCCGTTTGTAATGTACCCGCCTATCATAGCGGGATATTAACAAGGAGGAATAATATATGGCAAGAAAAAACAATAAGACAAAGAACCTTGTCCTCATGGGCATCATGACAGCGATAATCTTGGTTATGGGACTTACTCCCTATGGCTACATCAAGACAGGTACACTGTCCATCGCACTCATAACTATCCCCGTAGCTATCGCAGCTTTCGCACTTGGACCTCAGGGCGGTGCACTGGCAGGACTTTCCTTTGGCATCACCAGCGCTATCATGGCTTTCACAAACCCGAGCCCACTGATGGTAGCTCTCACTGATATCAGCCCCGTAAGGACAGTTATCTTATGCGTAGTACCCAGAGTTCTTGTAGGACTTCTCGCAGGCACTATCGCCCACGTCCTGAAGACAATAAAGTTACCGGGACATCATCTCAGACCCACCAAGTTACCCGCACCGATAGTAGGCGGCATTGCAGGTTTCAGCGTGGCATTCCTGAATACCGTATTCTTCATGAGCACACTGCTGATGATGTTCGGTGATTCCGAAACTGTAAAGGGTATGGAGGGTCATCACAACCTCGTACTGTTCATAATAGCAGTCGTTACACTTAATGTGGCTATCGAGTGGATATCCTGCACCGTACTTACTTCAGCTGTTGCACTTGCACTTTCAAAGGCAAGACTTATCGATGCACCCACTCCCAAACAGAAGAAAGCAACCGTATAATATATCAAAGGACGGCAGTGAGCCGTCCTTTTTTATGTTGACTTATCTTTGCATTTGTGCTAAAATGTTTAAGGCAGAACCGCTTTATAAATGATAACAAGGAGGCATACCAATGCTTTTAGCAATAGACGTAGGCAATACAAATATAGTTCTCGGCTGTATCGAGAATGACAATATACTTTTCCGCGAGAGGATATACACAAATCAGCTCGCCACCGACCTTGAATATGCCGCAAATATCAAGACCGCAATGGAGATGCACGATATCCATCCCGATAAGATAGACGGCGCGATAATATCTTCCGTAGTACCTACCATAACGGCGACTTTTTCCGCGGCTGTACGCAAGCTGATAGGCGTTAAGCCAAAGGTGATAGGACCCGGGCTGAAAACAGGGCTTTCAATAGTTATAGATAACCCCGCACAGCTGGGCAGTGACCTTGTTGTTGATGCCGTGGCAGGTATCAACGAGTACCCCGCCCCCATGATAATAATCGATATGGGCACAGCCACCACACTCTCCGTCATCGACGAGAAAAAGCGCTACCTCGGCGGACTGATAGTAACAGGCATGGCAGTATCCTCCGAAGCGCTGATATCCCGAACTGCACAGCTGCCGAAATTCGCATTTGAAAAGCCAAAGCACGTAATAGGCACCAATACAGTTGACTGCCTTAAAAGCGGACTTATGTACTCCAATGCGGGAGCGATAGACGGCATGATAGAGCGCATCGAGGAAGAGCTGGGGCAGAAATGCACAGTAATAGCCACAGGCGGATTAGCGGGAACAGTAGTACCCCTCTGCCGCAGAGATATCATACTTGATGATGACCTGCTGCTGAAAGGTTTGAACGTTATATATAAGAAAAATATGTGACGAGCACAACTGCGGATAGAATGCCAAGGAAACAAAGCGCGCGGTCAAGCCTCGCGCTAGCAGGCTTGCGGGAGCGCGAGGGCAGAGCCCTCGCATCAAGGCGCAAAAGCGACGCTGCAACTAAGCCATAAATAGCACAGCAAACTTCCGCCCCCAAAAAAGGCGCGGCAACTCAAAAAGCAATAGCAGATTATCTACCGACCACAAAAAGGTGAGGGAGTTTTTTTCTTTTATATTATCTCAGCTTACTATTTGTAATTAATGAAAACACTTTTTTCTTTAAGCTTTTTCTTGGCCTCATTGGTAAGCTTAGTTATTGGGATATTGATACGTATAAGGTTATCCATTCCAACGCTATCAAGCCCCGTTATTTTTCCATCGCTCTCCAGCGACAGTACTTCCAGATTTTCCAGCTGCGCAAAATCTTCACAGTTGATATCATTATTACAACAGATATTCAGTTCCTTTAAATTTTTCAACTTGTTCAGTTGGTCTGCATTTTTCAGTCCTGTCTTTTGTTTAAACTTCATCGATCCATGTGTATTCAGATTCAGTTTTTCCAGCTTCTCCAGCTGTGAAAGATCTTCACAATCAATTTCGTTCAAACAAACGATCGTTAGTTCCTTCAAATTTTTCAGTTCGTTCAATTTGCTTAAAGATAATTCTTCATCATTATAGATAGTCAATCTTTCAAGTTTAGTTAATCCTGATATATCTTCTACAGTTGTAAAATTACTAAAACAAGAAATAAACAACTCTTTCAATTCGGTACATTTATTCAAACTTGACCAGTTAATGCCATCTCCGCTAAGGGACAGTTTTATTAAATTGGGATTTGCAATATCCTCTATATTGAATGTATCCGGATTACCCAAAACGGATAATTCTTCAAGATCATTACAGTATTTTATAAATTTTATACATGGGTCATGAGAAGAAAATAAATATATTTTATTCACATCGCCGGATAGATAAAATTTCTTATCCATGTCTCCGTTAACATTACATTTTATCAAAAAAGGTCTCCCCAGATAAGGTGTAAAGATCCTCACCAATACCAAACATATTACGCACACGGCAATTAAAATTTTCTTACTTTTCTTCACAACTTTTCTCCGTCCCGCAGATCTTTCT from Ruminococcus albus AD2013 includes:
- a CDS encoding glycoside hydrolase family 25 protein is translated as MAVKGIDISKWQGDVDLEKVKGAGYKFVMINAGYGRYISQKDSCFEDNYRKAKAAGLDIGAYWYSYAVSAREAEKEAEVFLKAVGKKKFEYPLCYDIEDTSQRGLSDRVIGDMVKAFCGKLEKAGYYAAIYSYANFLTEKVPVECRKRYDVWVAAYGVEKPPYDMAYGMWQYTSTGRVSGVKGNCDCDRAYLDYPAIMKEKGLNGFSIHNSQH
- a CDS encoding family 43 glycosylhydrolase yields the protein MANPILPLWEYIPDGEPRVFGDRVYLYGSHDRVSCDKFCDYKLKVWSAPIDDLNNWVCHGDSFRTKDGGERPADTDWTRNECYAPDVIEKDGKYYLYSYIVGSKGAVGVSDKPEGPFKALGQYIYGEDVEVGDDGIFNDAGVLVDDDGKVYVYYGFEGSHMNELDPADMRTVIKGSYMHPVMPDTLDIPVERRFYEASSPRKINGRYYLIYSPRMGSRLAYAISDSPRGPFEYKGYIIDNGVDYPAGNNHGSVACINGQWYVFYHRMTNDTIMSRRACVERIEILEDGTIPPVEMTSLGFEKSLDPYKIIPAEIACVLKGGCFITEKDIFTRVITNITEGSVFGYKYFDFGDDYTGDSITLAMKVRGMGVNCKVKILLDGEDGEEIGELDIGTSDGVYRCKVKNVTGRHAVFFKAYHGIEGWMKASFDRRCLFEAESFCVLK
- a CDS encoding ECF transporter S component, with amino-acid sequence MARKNNKTKNLVLMGIMTAIILVMGLTPYGYIKTGTLSIALITIPVAIAAFALGPQGGALAGLSFGITSAIMAFTNPSPLMVALTDISPVRTVILCVVPRVLVGLLAGTIAHVLKTIKLPGHHLRPTKLPAPIVGGIAGFSVAFLNTVFFMSTLLMMFGDSETVKGMEGHHNLVLFIIAVVTLNVAIEWISCTVLTSAVALALSKARLIDAPTPKQKKATV
- a CDS encoding type III pantothenate kinase → MLLAIDVGNTNIVLGCIENDNILFRERIYTNQLATDLEYAANIKTAMEMHDIHPDKIDGAIISSVVPTITATFSAAVRKLIGVKPKVIGPGLKTGLSIVIDNPAQLGSDLVVDAVAGINEYPAPMIIIDMGTATTLSVIDEKKRYLGGLIVTGMAVSSEALISRTAQLPKFAFEKPKHVIGTNTVDCLKSGLMYSNAGAIDGMIERIEEELGQKCTVIATGGLAGTVVPLCRRDIILDDDLLLKGLNVIYKKNM